In Lemur catta isolate mLemCat1 chromosome 18, mLemCat1.pri, whole genome shotgun sequence, a genomic segment contains:
- the LOC123623546 gene encoding 60S ribosomal protein L7-like 1 gives MAEQEERKKIPLVPENLLKKRKAYQALKATQAKQALLAKKEQRKGKGPRFKRLESFLHDSWRQQRDRVRLRRLEVKPHALELPDKHSLAFVVRIQRINGASSLVQKTIARLRLKKIFSGVFVRVTPQSLKLLHMVEPYVTWGFPNLKSVRELILKRGQAKVKNKTIPLTDNTVIEEHLGSFGVICLEDLIHEIAFPGKHFQEISWFLHPFQLSVARHATKNKLGFLKETGSPGYRGERINQLICQGN, from the coding sequence ATGGCGgagcaagaggaaaggaaaaaaatccctttggttCCAGAAAATCTCCTGAAAAAGAGGAAGGCTTACCAAGCCCTCAAAGCCACCCAGGCAAAGCAAGCACTTTTGGCaaagaaagagcagaggaaaggaaaagggccCAGGTTTAAGCGACTGGAATCATTTCTACATGATTCCTGGAGGCAGCAACGTGACAGGGTGCGTCTCAGACGACTGGAAGTGAAACCTCATGCCTTGGAATTGCCGGATAAACATTCCTTGGCCTTTGTTGTCCGCATCCAAAGGATTAATGGGGCGAGTTCACTGGTGCAAAAGACCATCGCAAGACTTCgcctaaagaaaattttcagtggcGTCTTTGTTAGAGTCACGCCGCAGAGCCTAAAATTGCTGCATATGGTGGAACCTTATGTGACCTGGGGATTTCCAAATCTGAAGTCCGTCCGTGAACTCATCTTGAAACGTGGACAAGCCAAGGTCAAAAATAAGACCATCCCTCTGACAGATAACACAGTGATCGAAGAGCACCTGGGGAGCTTTGGTGTCATTTGCTTGGAAGACCTCATCCATGAAATTGCCTTCCCGGGGAAGCATTTCCAGGAGATCTCATGGTTCTTGCATCCTTTCCAACTCTCAGTGGCCCGTCATGCTACCAAGAATAAACTGGGTTTCCTCAAGGAGACGGGCTCACCTGGCTATCGAGGTGAACGCATCAATCAGCTCATCTGCCAGGGGAACTAG